Proteins from a genomic interval of Paenibacillus sp. FSL R5-0623:
- a CDS encoding DUF6075 family protein, with protein MQFRSDEHKRRFNDLCERDKTNIKDIERCSLFYIFSGTELLYKNIEMLYDFEDHTIRLEAYNQAFLTGGTRSLIDLAFSLYGSEAECEVRFLFNTLDNRNSILALQAIKYRFQIPVEIVDLK; from the coding sequence ATGCAATTTCGTTCAGACGAGCACAAAAGACGATTCAATGATTTATGCGAAAGAGACAAAACGAATATCAAGGACATTGAACGGTGCTCACTCTTTTACATTTTCTCAGGAACAGAACTGTTGTACAAAAATATCGAAATGCTTTACGACTTTGAGGATCATACTATAAGGCTGGAGGCTTACAATCAAGCTTTCCTAACTGGCGGCACTCGTAGCTTGATTGACCTGGCATTTAGTCTGTACGGCTCGGAGGCGGAATGCGAGGTTCGCTTTTTGTTTAATACCCTTGATAACCGCAACAGCATACTTGCATTGCAGGCAATTAAGTATCGATTTCAAATTCCAGTTGAGATTGTTGATTTAAAATGA
- a CDS encoding DNA-binding protein, giving the protein MMNRTVYDYTHERIGYGFNEKNPVVIEKETDYILSKVLASFAISFQDKVVGIKVSNEQFTYTAEYLLSPTHKKNLITWLDRVYEINSPVSDLDFGKWKIDLDTWYYELGGVSIEYIYHDDYLFTASEAADLLGISRVTLRKYVSQGLECQDNNGSHKKIPRHAVELMRDTVYAIRMQMNYQKKKKLEQTPQERLFEINQELTELQMRYGKKTYQEAFKGIAEGDLDDPIDCYRWKDLIEEMEEILKIAGNTKGN; this is encoded by the coding sequence ATGATGAATAGAACGGTATATGATTACACCCATGAGCGAATTGGTTATGGCTTCAATGAAAAAAATCCTGTGGTGATTGAAAAAGAGACGGATTATATCCTATCCAAAGTTTTAGCCAGTTTTGCAATATCCTTTCAGGATAAAGTTGTAGGCATCAAGGTTTCGAACGAACAATTTACATACACGGCAGAATACCTCTTATCTCCGACTCACAAAAAAAATCTGATAACATGGCTGGATCGAGTCTACGAAATCAACTCGCCAGTTAGTGATTTAGATTTCGGGAAATGGAAAATTGACCTTGACACTTGGTATTATGAATTAGGCGGTGTGTCTATTGAATATATCTACCATGATGACTACCTATTTACCGCTTCGGAAGCCGCAGATCTGCTGGGCATTTCAAGGGTGACTTTGCGAAAGTATGTAAGTCAGGGATTAGAATGCCAAGACAACAACGGTTCTCACAAAAAGATTCCAAGACATGCAGTTGAACTGATGCGGGATACGGTTTATGCCATACGGATGCAAATGAATTATCAAAAGAAAAAAAAATTAGAACAAACTCCTCAAGAGCGTCTATTCGAAATTAATCAAGAACTGACTGAGTTGCAAATGCGGTATGGCAAGAAGACTTACCAAGAAGCATTTAAAGGCATAGCGGAGGGTGATTTGGATGATCCAATCGACTGCTATCGTTGGAAAGACTTAATTGAGGAAATGGAAGAAATTCTTAAAATTGCGGGGAATACTAAAGGGAATTGA